One genomic region from Oncorhynchus gorbuscha isolate QuinsamMale2020 ecotype Even-year linkage group LG13, OgorEven_v1.0, whole genome shotgun sequence encodes:
- the LOC123993231 gene encoding early growth response protein 1-like, giving the protein MAATKTEMLHPALQISDPLSFPHSPMDNYPKLEEMMMLSSAGTPYLSASATEGAGFGSGEPGEQYDHITGDTLPDISMNCEKSMGEQSYSSQRLPPISYTGRFTLEPATNCSNSLWAEPLFSLVSGLVGINTPSTSAPSSSASQTGTSSSLSSSISSIAISSQSSSLSCSVHHSENNPIYSAAPTYSSASPDIFSDQGQGFPSPAGGSLQYNPPAYPNGKMCGTSFPVPMIPDYLFPQQQGEISLLPDQKPFQNGSGQPSLTPLSTIKAFATQTGSQDLKSVYQSQLIKPSRMRKYPNRPSKTPPHERPYACPVETCDRRFSRSDELTRHIRIHTGQKPFQCRICMRNFSRSDHLTTHIRTHTGEKPFACEICGRKFARSDERKRHTKIHLRQKDKKAEKGGMAGAVAVAAASVSAPSPVSSYPSPITSYPSPVSSYPSPVTSCYSSPIHTSYPSPSIATTYPSVSMSMSSTFQSSMASSFPSSVASIYSSPVPTPLSDMQSTLSPRTIEIC; this is encoded by the exons ATGGCAGCAACCAAGACAGAGATGCTCCATCCAGCCCTGCAGATCTCAGACCCCCTCAGCTTCCCCCATTCTCCCATGGATAACTATCCCAAGCTGGAGGAGATGATGATGCTGAGCTCCGCTGGGACCCCCTACCTCTCTGCCTCGGCGACCGAGGGAGCAGGTTTTGGATCGGGGGAGCCAGGAGAGCAGTATGACCACATTACTGGAG atACGTTACCTGATATCTCCATGAACTGTGAAAAGTCGATGGGCGAGCAGAGCTACTCCAGCCAGCGGCTGCCTCCTATCTCCTACACTGGCCGCTTCACCCTGGAGCCAGCCACCAACTGCAGCAACAGCCTGTGGGCCGAACCCCTATTCAGTCTGGTCAGTGGGCTGGTGGGGATCAACACCCCCTCCACCTCCGCTCCGTCCTCCTCCGCCTCTCAGACCGGCACCTCTTCCTCGTTGTCCTCCTCTATCTCGTCCATCGCCATCTCCTCCCAGAGCTCCAGTCTGAGCTGCTCTGTCCACCACAGTGAGAATAACCCCATCTATTCAGCTGCTCCTACCTACTCCAGCGCCAGCCCTGACATCTTCTCCGACCAGGGCCAGGGCTTCCCCAGCCCAGCCGGAGGGTCGCTCCAGTACAACCCTCCAGCCTACCCCAACGGGAAGATGTGTGGCACCAGCTTCCCTGTGCCCATGATCCCTGACTACCTCTTCCCCCAGCAGCAGGGGGAGATTAGCCTGCTACCTGACCAGAAGCCCTTCCAGAATGGGTCAGGCCagccctccctcacccccctgtCCACCATCAAAGCCTTCGCCACCCAGACGGGCTCCCAAGACCTGAAGAGTGTCTACCAGTCCCAGCTGATCAAGCCCAGCCGCATGCGCAAGTACCCCAATCGTCCCAGCAAGACGCCGCCCCACGAGAGGCCGTATGCCTGCCCCGTGGAGACGTGTGACCGCCGTTTCTCCCGCTCAGACGAGTTGACACGCCACATCCGCATCCACACGGGCCAGAAGCCCTTCCAGTGCCGTATCTGCATGCGCAACTTCAGCCGCAGTGACCACCTGACcacgcacatacgcacgcacaccgGTGAGAAGCCCTTCGCCTGCGAGATCTGTGGACGCAAGTTTGCCCGCAGCGACGAGAGGAAGAGGCACACCAAGATCCATCTGAGGCAGAAGGACAAGAAGGCGGAGAAAGGTGGGATGGCTGGGGCGGTAGCTGTAGCAGCAGCTTCAGTATCagccccctcccctgtctctagcTACCCTTCTCCCATCACCTCCTACCCCTCCCCGgtctcctcctacccctccccaGTCACATCCTGCTACTCCTCTCCCATCCACACCTcgtacccctctccctccatcgccACCACCTACCCCTCTGTCTCCATGTCCATGTCCAGCACCTTTCAGTCCTCCATggcctcctccttcccctcctccgtAGCCTCCATCTACTCCTCTCCGGTTCCCACCCCGCTGTCAGACATGCAGTCCACACTCTCCCCAAGGACAATCGAGATCTGCTAA